In the genome of Populus nigra chromosome 9, ddPopNigr1.1, whole genome shotgun sequence, one region contains:
- the LOC133703969 gene encoding subtilisin-like protease SBT5.6 encodes MKNLSILFLFLLPLLASCEEKQVYIVYFGEHKGDKALHEIEEFHQSYLYGVKQTEEEATASLLYSYKHSINGFAALLNPDEASKLSELKEVVSVFKSNPRKYSVQTTRSWRFAGLEEEGHNVNHGFGGGRDLLKRAGYGKQVIVGLLDSGVWPESQSFRDEGMGPIPKSWKGICQNGPDFNSSHCNKKIIGARYYIKGFENYYGPLNRTEDSRSPRDKDGHGTHTASTAVGSRVKNAAALGGFARGTATGGAPLAHLAIYKVCWAIPNQEKADGNTCFEEDMLAAIDDAIGDGVHVMSISIGTREPTPLKEDGIAIGAFHALKKNIVVACAAGNEGPAPSTLSNPSPWVITVGASGVDRAFFGPLVLGNGMKIEGQTVTPYKLDKDCPLVFAADAVASNVPKNVTSQCLPNSLSPRKVKGKIVLCMRGSGMRVAKGMEVKRAGGFGFILGNSQANGNDVIVDAHVLPATSVGYNDALKILNYIRSTKNPMARIGLARTILQYRPAPVMASFTSRGPNVIHPSILKPDITAPGVNILAAWSGATAPSKLYEDKRLVRYNIISGTSMACPHVAAAAALLRAIHPEWSSAAIRSALMTTAWMKNNMDQPIADQSGNAATPFQFGSGHFRPAKAADPGLVYDASYTDYLLYLCSYGVKNVYPKFKCPAVSPSIYNFNYPSVSLPKLNGTLNITRTVTNVGASSSVYFFSARPPSGFAVKASPSVLFFNHVGQKKSFIITIKAREDSMSNGHNKGEYAFGWYTWSDGHHYVRSPMAVSLA; translated from the exons ATGAAGAACCTCTCCATCCtctttctgtttcttcttcctctcttaGCCTCATGCGAGGAGAAGCag GTCTACATAGTGTACTTTGGAGAGCATAAAGGAGACAAAGCATTGCATGAAATAGAAGAATTTCATCAGTCATATTTGTATGGAGTGAAACAAACTGAAGAAGAAGCTACAGCCTCTCTTCTTTACAGCTATAAGCACAGCATCAATGGCTTCGCGGCATTGCTAAACCCAGATGAAGCGTCCAAGCTATCAG AGTTGAAAGAGGTGGTGTCAGTCTTTAAAAGCAACCCAAGAAAGTACTCAGTGCAAACAACAAGATCATGGAGATTTGCAGGCTTGGAAGAAGAGGGACATAACGTAAATCATGGCTTCGGCGGGGGCAGAGACCTACTAAAGAGAGCAGGATATGGAAAACAAGTCATAGTTGGGCTCTTAGATAGTG GTGTGTGGCCAGAATCACAAAGCTTCAGGGATGAAGGGATGGGACCCATCCCAAAATCATGGAAGGGAATCTGCCAAAACGGACCTGATTTTAACTCATCCCACTGTAACAA GAAAATTATTGGAGCTCGATACTACATCAAGGGTTTTGAAAACTACTATGGACCACTGAATAGGACAGAGGACTCCAGGTCACCACGAGACAAGGACGGCCATGGGACTCATACAGCATCCACCGCTGTTGGAAGCCGGGTCAAAAATGCTGCAGCTTTGGGCGGCTTCGCTCGTGGAACTGCCACGGGTGGGGCTCCGTTAGCTCACCTGGCAATATACAAGGTTTGTTGGGCGATCCCGAACCAAGAAAAGGCTGATGGCAACACATGTTTCGAGGAAGATATGCTTGCAGCTATTGATGATGCCATTGGTGATGGAGTCCATGTTATGAGCATCTCCATTGGCACCCGAGAACCCACTCCTCTCAAAGAAGATGGTATTGCTATTGGTGCATTccatgctttgaaaaaaaacattgtggtgGCCTGTGCTGCAGGGAATGAAGGCCCTGCCCCATCTACATTGTCAAATCCAAGTCCTTGGGTTATCACAGTAGGTGCTAGCGGCGTGGACCGTGCATTTTTTGGACCCCTTGTGCTAGGAAATGGGATGAAAattgag GGACAAACTGTTACTCCTTACAAGCTGGACAAAGATTGCCCATTAGTGTTTGCAGCAGACGCAGTTGCCTCCAATGTCCCCAAGAACGTAACAAG CCAATGCCTTCCCAATTCTCTTTCACCTAGAAAGGTCAAAGGAAAAATAGTACTGTGCATGAGAGGATCTGGAATGAGAGTTGCCAAAGGAATGGAGGTGAAAAGGGCCGGAGGTTTTGGTTTCATCTTAGGAAATAGCCAAGCAAATGGGAATGATGTAATTGTGGATGCGCATGTTCTTCCAGCAACTTCAGTAGGCTACAATGATGCCCTGAAAATTCTCAACTACATCCGCTCCACCAAGAATCCAATGGCTAGAATTGGGCTAGCAAGGACAATTTTACAGTATAGACCAGCACCAGTCATGGCTTCGTTTACCAGTAGAGGTCCAAATGTGATTCATCCTTCCATTCTCAAG CCGGACATAACAGCTCCGGGAGTAAACATATTGGCCGCATGGAGTGGAGCAACAGCCCCATCAAAGTTGTATGAAGACAAGCGATTGGTTAGGTATAACATTATTTCTGGAACTTCTATGGCTTGTCCTCATGTAGCTGCAGCAGCAGCACTTCTCAGAGCAATACACCCTGAATGGAGCAGTGCTGCTATAAGATCTGCCCTCATGACAACCG CCTGGATGAAGAACAACATGGATCAGCCCATAGCCGATCAATCTGGCAATGCCGCGACTCCATTCCAATTTGGTTCAGGGCACTTCCGTCCAGCAAAGGCAGCAGATCCTGGTCTAGTATATGATGCATCTTATACGGATTACCTGCTCTATCTTTGCAGCTATGGAGTCAAAAACGTTTACCCCAAATTCAAGTGCCCAGCAGTATCACCGTCAATATACAACTTCAACTATCCATCAGTGTCACTTCCTAAGCTCAATGGCACTCTAAACATTACAAGGACTGTCACTAACGTTGGTGCTAGCAGTAGTGTCTACTTCTTTAGTGCCAGGCCACCTTCGGGATTCGCTGTTAAAGCGTCGCcgagtgttttgttttttaatcatgtagGGCAGAAGAAAAGCTTCATCATAACAATAAAAGCTAGGGAAGATTCCATGTCAAATGGTCACAACAAGGGTGAGTATGCCTTTGGCTGGTACACTTGGTCTGATGGTCACCATTATGTAAGAAGCCCTATGGCAGTATCTTTAGCATAG